Proteins encoded together in one Mugil cephalus isolate CIBA_MC_2020 chromosome 16, CIBA_Mcephalus_1.1, whole genome shotgun sequence window:
- the noc3l gene encoding nucleolar complex protein 3 homolog isoform X2, giving the protein MGPPRSKKRRPTFRRLLKTSGMKLDNKLKTRQMKQQNVAKKQRKEQKRLRQAVKDASIRTPRPLETYRKRPEEEDEDEFLETLPTDMLEEDDMHQMAAMARKASFITRDLSSCAPVHSGKKRSSDVIRSYEKVPRKLVRTEEKEVIHLLPIKDKRGLIPQSMEKVVTNQQQEEEEEEEDDDAAADEHVENEVAPQIYPQLTEAQRERIRAQKISEKRLTIASLGSAIVSDPIVNIKRVKELRGMLMEADPSVAVTVRKLVMVSLMEIFKDIAPTYRIRPLTAEEKATKVKKETQQLREFEEGLVSQYKFYLEDLEQTIKDWKQKKKKRSQAVGFQSYRGLAEVAIRCLCELLLAMPHFNFHNNIIVALVPLMNDSAKKVSDMACDAVKKLFKQDKMGVASLATVRVISGLVKSLNYNVRPEVLLTLLSLRIKEVEMKKDIESTAPKKKFMNHKEKKKNLSRMQRKWKKAEEKLEKELMEAEASDSKDKKIKLHTETLNIVFLCYFRILKKAQKSVLLPAVLEGLANFAHLINLEFFDDLLNVLQNLIQSGDLTHKESLHCIQTVFTILSGQGDVLNIDPLNFYSQLYKMLPRLHAGASNDDIAIVLRCLDAMLTRRKKQVSLQRAMAFTKRLSMLSLHVLPNASVGILAANRATMHSFPKCDFLLDNEIQGSGFYLPELDEPEHCNAQNTALWELHTLQRHYHPVVRRFASHLSRGAPSEGSAALSVELSRRSPVELFDVYSVKDMTFNPPVAPPGSKKKDRFSVGASSLLDAELQTRVNRVLTEAEDAQLDFTATHTKKTTAHTIAHTLS; this is encoded by the exons ATGGGCCCG CCTCGCTCCAAGAAGCGTCGCCCGACGTTCCGGCGGCTGCTGAAGACGAGCGGCATGAAGCTGGACAACAAGCTGAAGACTCGtcagatgaagcagcagaacgtcGCCAAGAAGCAACGCAAGGAACAGAAGAGGCTGAGGCAGGCGGTGAAGGACGCCTCCATCAGGACGCCCCGCCCCCTGGAGACGTACAGGAAGAGGCCTG aggaggaggatgaagacgagTTTCTGGAGACTCTGCCGACGGATATGTTGGAGGAAGATGACATGCATCAGATGGCCGCCATGGCTCGGAAAGCCTCCTTCATCACCAGAGACCTGTCGTCATG CGCACCGGTGCACAGCGGAAAGAAGCGGAGCTCGGACGTCATCCGGAGTTACGAGAAGGTTCCCAGGAAGCTGGTGAggacggaggagaaggaggtcaTCCACCTGCTGCCAATCAAAGACAAGAGGGGTCTGATCCCGCAGAGCATGGAGaaag TTGTTACGaaccagcagcaggaggaggaagaagaggaggaggatgacgatGCTGCTGCAGATGAGCATGTGGAAAACG AGGTGGCGCCACAGATCTACCCACAGCTGACAGAGGCACAGAGGGAGCGGATTAGAGCTCAGAAGATCAGTGAGAAGAGGCTGACCATAGCCAGCCTGGGATCCGCCATCGTCTCAGACCCCATCGTTAAC ATCAAGCGTGTGAAGGAGCTGAGGGGGATGCTGATGGAGGCCGACCCCAGCGTGGCGGTGACCGTCAGGAAGCTGGTGATGGTTTCCCTCATGGAGATCTTCAAAGACATCGCCCCCACCTACAGGATCCGACCTCTGACGGCCGAAGAGAAGGCCACAAAG GTGAAGAAGGAGACTCAGCAGCTCAGAGAGTTTGAAGAAGGTCTCGTGAGTCAGTACAAGTTCTACCTGGAGGACCTGGAGCAGACCATCAAAG ActggaagcagaagaagaagaagcgcagCCAGGCGGTGGGATTCCAGTCGTACCGCGGCCTGGCCGAGGTCGCCATCCGCTGCCTGTGTGAGCTGCTGCTCGCCATGCCTCACTTCAACttccacaacaacatcatcGTCGCCCTCGTGCCGCTGATGAACGACTCGGCCAAGAAG GTGTCGGATATGGCTTGCGATGCGGTCAAGAAGCTCTTTAAGCAGGATAAAATGGGCGTGGCCTCCCTGGCTACGGTGCGAGTCATCTCCGGCCTCGTGAAGAGCCTCAACTACAACGTCAGACCCGAG GTGCTGCTGACTCTGCTCAGCCTGAGGATTAAGGAGGTGGAGATGAAGAAGGACATAGAGTCCACAGCCCCAAAGAAGAAGTTCATGAAtcacaaagagaagaagaagaacctgtCCAGGATGCAGAGGAAG tggAAAAAGgctgaggagaagctggagaaggagctgatggaggccGAAGCCTCGGACAGCAAAGACAAGAAGATCAAACTG CACACGGAGACTCTCAACATCGTCTTCCTCTGCTACTTCAGGATTTTGAAGAAGGCTCAGAAATCGGTCCTTCTACCTGCTGTACTAGAGGGGCTGGCCAA ttttGCTCACCTGATCAATCTGGAGTTCTTTGATGACCTGCTCAACGTGCTGCAGAACCTCATCCAATCAGGA GATCTGACCCATAAGGAGAGTCTCCACTGCATCCAGACCGTCTTCACCATCCTGTCAGGACAAG gtGACGTCCTGAACATCGACCCTCTGAACTTCTACTCTCAGCTCTACAAAATGCTGCCGAGGCTCCACGCAG GGGCGTCCAATGACGACATCGCCATCGTGCTGCGGTGCCTGGACGCCATGTTGACTCGCCGCAAGAAGCAGGTGAGCCTGCAGAGGGCGATGGCGTTTACGAAGcgactgagcatgctcagtctGCACGTACTGCCCAACGCCAGCGTGGGAATCCTCGCCGCCAACAGAGCCACCATGCAC TCCTTCCCTAAGTGCGACTTCCTGTTGGACAACGAGATTCAGGGCAGCGGCTTCTATCTGCCGGAGTTGGACGAACCCGAACACTGCAACGCTCAAAACACAGCGCTGTGGGAGCTGCACACCCTGCAG AGACATTACCATCCGGTGGTGCGGCGGTTCGCGTCCCACCTGAGTCGTGGCGCTCCCAGTGAAGGATCGGCAGCGCTGAGCGTGGAGCTGAGTCGCAG GTCGCCGGTGGAGCTGTTTGATGTCTACAGTGTCAAAGACATGACATTTAACCCCCCTGTAGCACCGCCCGGCTCCAAGAAGAAG GATCGTTTCTCGGTCGGAGCTTCTTCGCTTCTGGACGCCGAGCTGCAGACGCGAGTGAACAGAGTCCTGACCGAGGCTGAGGACGCACAGCTGGACTTTACCGCAACACACACCAAGAAAACAACTGCACACACAATCGCACACACGCTGTCGTAG
- the noc3l gene encoding nucleolar complex protein 3 homolog isoform X1 has translation MGPPRSKKRRPTFRRLLKTSGMKLDNKLKTRQMKQQNVAKKQRKEQKRLRQAVKDASIRTPRPLETYRKRPEEEEDEDEFLETLPTDMLEEDDMHQMAAMARKASFITRDLSSCAPVHSGKKRSSDVIRSYEKVPRKLVRTEEKEVIHLLPIKDKRGLIPQSMEKVVTNQQQEEEEEEEDDDAAADEHVENEVAPQIYPQLTEAQRERIRAQKISEKRLTIASLGSAIVSDPIVNIKRVKELRGMLMEADPSVAVTVRKLVMVSLMEIFKDIAPTYRIRPLTAEEKATKVKKETQQLREFEEGLVSQYKFYLEDLEQTIKDWKQKKKKRSQAVGFQSYRGLAEVAIRCLCELLLAMPHFNFHNNIIVALVPLMNDSAKKVSDMACDAVKKLFKQDKMGVASLATVRVISGLVKSLNYNVRPEVLLTLLSLRIKEVEMKKDIESTAPKKKFMNHKEKKKNLSRMQRKWKKAEEKLEKELMEAEASDSKDKKIKLHTETLNIVFLCYFRILKKAQKSVLLPAVLEGLANFAHLINLEFFDDLLNVLQNLIQSGDLTHKESLHCIQTVFTILSGQGDVLNIDPLNFYSQLYKMLPRLHAGASNDDIAIVLRCLDAMLTRRKKQVSLQRAMAFTKRLSMLSLHVLPNASVGILAANRATMHSFPKCDFLLDNEIQGSGFYLPELDEPEHCNAQNTALWELHTLQRHYHPVVRRFASHLSRGAPSEGSAALSVELSRRSPVELFDVYSVKDMTFNPPVAPPGSKKKDRFSVGASSLLDAELQTRVNRVLTEAEDAQLDFTATHTKKTTAHTIAHTLS, from the exons ATGGGCCCG CCTCGCTCCAAGAAGCGTCGCCCGACGTTCCGGCGGCTGCTGAAGACGAGCGGCATGAAGCTGGACAACAAGCTGAAGACTCGtcagatgaagcagcagaacgtcGCCAAGAAGCAACGCAAGGAACAGAAGAGGCTGAGGCAGGCGGTGAAGGACGCCTCCATCAGGACGCCCCGCCCCCTGGAGACGTACAGGAAGAGGCCTG aggaggaggaggatgaagacgagTTTCTGGAGACTCTGCCGACGGATATGTTGGAGGAAGATGACATGCATCAGATGGCCGCCATGGCTCGGAAAGCCTCCTTCATCACCAGAGACCTGTCGTCATG CGCACCGGTGCACAGCGGAAAGAAGCGGAGCTCGGACGTCATCCGGAGTTACGAGAAGGTTCCCAGGAAGCTGGTGAggacggaggagaaggaggtcaTCCACCTGCTGCCAATCAAAGACAAGAGGGGTCTGATCCCGCAGAGCATGGAGaaag TTGTTACGaaccagcagcaggaggaggaagaagaggaggaggatgacgatGCTGCTGCAGATGAGCATGTGGAAAACG AGGTGGCGCCACAGATCTACCCACAGCTGACAGAGGCACAGAGGGAGCGGATTAGAGCTCAGAAGATCAGTGAGAAGAGGCTGACCATAGCCAGCCTGGGATCCGCCATCGTCTCAGACCCCATCGTTAAC ATCAAGCGTGTGAAGGAGCTGAGGGGGATGCTGATGGAGGCCGACCCCAGCGTGGCGGTGACCGTCAGGAAGCTGGTGATGGTTTCCCTCATGGAGATCTTCAAAGACATCGCCCCCACCTACAGGATCCGACCTCTGACGGCCGAAGAGAAGGCCACAAAG GTGAAGAAGGAGACTCAGCAGCTCAGAGAGTTTGAAGAAGGTCTCGTGAGTCAGTACAAGTTCTACCTGGAGGACCTGGAGCAGACCATCAAAG ActggaagcagaagaagaagaagcgcagCCAGGCGGTGGGATTCCAGTCGTACCGCGGCCTGGCCGAGGTCGCCATCCGCTGCCTGTGTGAGCTGCTGCTCGCCATGCCTCACTTCAACttccacaacaacatcatcGTCGCCCTCGTGCCGCTGATGAACGACTCGGCCAAGAAG GTGTCGGATATGGCTTGCGATGCGGTCAAGAAGCTCTTTAAGCAGGATAAAATGGGCGTGGCCTCCCTGGCTACGGTGCGAGTCATCTCCGGCCTCGTGAAGAGCCTCAACTACAACGTCAGACCCGAG GTGCTGCTGACTCTGCTCAGCCTGAGGATTAAGGAGGTGGAGATGAAGAAGGACATAGAGTCCACAGCCCCAAAGAAGAAGTTCATGAAtcacaaagagaagaagaagaacctgtCCAGGATGCAGAGGAAG tggAAAAAGgctgaggagaagctggagaaggagctgatggaggccGAAGCCTCGGACAGCAAAGACAAGAAGATCAAACTG CACACGGAGACTCTCAACATCGTCTTCCTCTGCTACTTCAGGATTTTGAAGAAGGCTCAGAAATCGGTCCTTCTACCTGCTGTACTAGAGGGGCTGGCCAA ttttGCTCACCTGATCAATCTGGAGTTCTTTGATGACCTGCTCAACGTGCTGCAGAACCTCATCCAATCAGGA GATCTGACCCATAAGGAGAGTCTCCACTGCATCCAGACCGTCTTCACCATCCTGTCAGGACAAG gtGACGTCCTGAACATCGACCCTCTGAACTTCTACTCTCAGCTCTACAAAATGCTGCCGAGGCTCCACGCAG GGGCGTCCAATGACGACATCGCCATCGTGCTGCGGTGCCTGGACGCCATGTTGACTCGCCGCAAGAAGCAGGTGAGCCTGCAGAGGGCGATGGCGTTTACGAAGcgactgagcatgctcagtctGCACGTACTGCCCAACGCCAGCGTGGGAATCCTCGCCGCCAACAGAGCCACCATGCAC TCCTTCCCTAAGTGCGACTTCCTGTTGGACAACGAGATTCAGGGCAGCGGCTTCTATCTGCCGGAGTTGGACGAACCCGAACACTGCAACGCTCAAAACACAGCGCTGTGGGAGCTGCACACCCTGCAG AGACATTACCATCCGGTGGTGCGGCGGTTCGCGTCCCACCTGAGTCGTGGCGCTCCCAGTGAAGGATCGGCAGCGCTGAGCGTGGAGCTGAGTCGCAG GTCGCCGGTGGAGCTGTTTGATGTCTACAGTGTCAAAGACATGACATTTAACCCCCCTGTAGCACCGCCCGGCTCCAAGAAGAAG GATCGTTTCTCGGTCGGAGCTTCTTCGCTTCTGGACGCCGAGCTGCAGACGCGAGTGAACAGAGTCCTGACCGAGGCTGAGGACGCACAGCTGGACTTTACCGCAACACACACCAAGAAAACAACTGCACACACAATCGCACACACGCTGTCGTAG
- the LOC125022659 gene encoding zinc finger protein OZF-like: MTSSVGLYTRLATVMESLVHAAVAELKKLVEDGPSSRTGGSRTGGSRTGGSGTGSSRTSGQDPARMRAESRQCTVLFASIMETLGNEALGKIVNIVSEAQLLVELESGRGGKRPQTSVLNVLNDTRVEHEHSYGVPLKTSGSDQSSQRTKAEEQERVETPFVLAVTVKDEHGNINLGAIAERARVEAAQPVTDPEKSPQKVPKPPDFLLQSVTWKYFMCTACGKSFTSQSNLKSHHLIHTGEKPFSCVVCGRAFRQRQSMQSHMRTHTGERPFECPECGKRFSKQAQLKTHSIIHTGEKPHGCEVCGRRFNLLQNLHRHAHTHTGEKMFVCKVCGKGFTRAVTLKTHQLIHTGQKPFECEQCPKTFRHAVNLRNHQRIHSDVRPFSCDLCGKSFRQAVNLKIHRRIHTGERPFSCQECGKTFSQQSSLISHGRTHSKEKPFECDSCDKKFNNTNSLKLHMRVHTGEKPYSCDICGKTFSQGSHLRTHKRHVHAGGKQYICDKCGKRYSDQRNLKMHKCGYA, from the exons ATGACCTCCTCCGTGGGGCTGTACACCCGCCTGGCCACGGTCATGGAGTCTCTGGTCCACGCTGCGGTGGCCGAGCTCAAGAAGCTGGTGGAGGACGGCCCGAGCTCCAGGACCGGGGGCTCCAGGACCGGGGGGTCCAGGACCGGGGGCTCCGGGACCGGGAGCTCCAGGACCAGCGGACAGGATCCGGCCAGAATGCGGGCGGAGAGCCGGCAGTGCACG GTGCTGTTTGCCTCCATCATGGAGACTCTGGGGAACGAGGCTCTGGGGAAGATCGTGAACATTGTGAGTGAAGCCCAACTGCTGGTGGAGTTGGAGTCGGGAAGAGGCGGCAAGAGGCCGCAGACCAGCGTCCTCAACGTCCTCAACGACACACGAGTCG AGCATGAACACTCGTACGGGGTCCCTCTTAAGACCAGCGGCTCAGACCAGTCATCTCAG CGAACCaaagcagaggagcaggagagagtGGAGACTCCGTTTGTCCTGGCAGTCACTGTTAAAGATGAACATGGAAACATCAACCTGGGAGCCATCGCTGAGA GAGCTCGAGTCGAAGCCGCTCAGCCGGTGACTGACCCGGAGAAGTCGCCGCAGAAGGTTCCAAAACCACCGGACTTTCTTCTGCAGAGCGTCACCTGGAAATACTTCATGTGCACGGCCTGCGGCAAGTCCTTCACGTCGCAGAGCAACCTGAAGTCGCACCATCTCATCCACACGGGGGAGAAGCCGTTCTCCTGCGTCGTCTGCGGCCGAGCCTTCCGCCAGCGGCAGAGCATGCAGAGCCACATGCGCACGCACACCGGCGAGCGGCCGTTCGAGTGCCCGGAGTGCGGGAAGCGCTTCTCTAAGCAGGCGCAGCTCAAGACGCACTCCATCATCCACACGGGAGAGAAGCCGCACGGATGCGAAGTGTGCGGCCGCCGCTTCAACCTGCTGCAGAACCTGCACCGCCACGCGCACACCCACACGGGCGAGAAGATGTTCGTCTGCAAGGTGTGCGGCAAAGGCTTCACGCGCGCAGTCACGCTCAAAACGCACCAGCTCATACACACCGGGCAGAAACCCTTCGAGTGCGAGCAGTGCCCCAAAACCTTCCGCCACGCCGTCAACCTCAGGAACCACCAGAGGATCCACAGCGACGTGCGTCCGTTCAGCTGTGACCTCTGCGGGAAGAGCTTCCGCCAGGCGGTGAACCTGAAGATCCACCGCAGGATTCACACCGGCGAGCGTCCCTTCAGCTGCCAGGAGTGCGGGAAGACGTTCAGCCAGCAGAGCAGCCTCATCTCCCACGGTCGCACCCACTCCAAAGAGAAGCCGTTCGAGTGCGACTCCTGTGACAAGAAGTTCAACAACACTAACAGCCTGAAGCTGCACATGCGCGTCCACACGGGGGAGAAACCGTACAGCTGCGACATCTGCGGGAAAACCTTCAGCCAGGGCAGCCACCTGAGGACGCACAAGAGACACGTCCACGCCGGTGGAAAGCAGTACATCTGCGACAAGTGCGGAAAGAGATACTCAGACCAGCGCAACCTGAAGATGCACAAGTGCGGCTACGCGTGA
- the LOC125022654 gene encoding zinc finger protein 665-like, which yields MNQVDYLHQLDTGSLTLEEKLEIKGLGVHQPQDVGRNQTTDVQQLSAIKEEVPPDLDQQDPELLHIKEEQEELLTSHEERFPFAVVQVKSEGDEEKPPLSQLQLRQTEDEKETESPTSSSAPQMKTEADEEEPARNPNPNSTNKKSSDSSETEVSNDDEDDDEGDGWQNPLSDCELENGDSVRVKTNAPESGERRDVGSHAVRKPFRCSECGKQFLYKQSLQRHLTRQIKSNKRSSSSLVTKKCTGIYQNVDLQTRVHTEDKPFVCDVCGQRFNQKANLKTHTRVHTGEKPFHCEVCGERFGHHHSFKTHMRVHTGEKPFHCDVCGERFRHQYNFKTHMRVHTGEKPFGCDVCGQRFNRNTLLKTHMRVHTGEKPFGCDVCGQRFYRNTHLKTHMSVHTGEKPFNCNVCGQRFNRKGGLKTHMRVHTGEQPFGCDVCGKRFKRKGGLNAHTRVHTGEKPFCCSICEERFRHQSNLIRHRRLHTGEKPFSCSVCGKTFNQKIHFKRHLRVHAGEEVSANTVDEEDDQQDTDSQQDAESQEIKHLSVHQAPDIVVNQISDVQQLLVIKEEVPSNLSPSLEQQGPGPVHIKEEQEEVLSSQEQEQLHVLEEADVTRFKDSAVKSESDQDKPPSSQLNQSQTGDTAETETPTNIWTERMKSERGGEDVGAREPARNSNPNTHFQPHADETSTETEGSDEDDWQEPVSDSGPENQHSDDDLWEPESSLNSQKSQKNKLSLQRCLVNKNGFRFKKNVDSQMNVQTEEKRLGCDLCGQRFNQSCHLKAHKRLHTGEKPFGCDVCGQRFTRNTHLKTHMRVHTGEKPFSCNVCEKSFGHHYNLSRHMIVHTGEKPFACDVCKLRFTNQGSLRTHTRVHTGEKPFGCTVCGERFNRNGNLKIHMRLHVGEKLFGCDVCAKKFTQQGNLKRHMRVHSTEKPFGCDVCGYRFVKESNLKTHMRVHTLKKTFDCGEIFP from the exons ATGAACCAAGTGGATTATCTCCACCAGCTCGACACTGGGAGTCTGACTttggaggagaagctggagattAAAGGTCTCGGTGTCCATCAGCCGCAGGATGTCGGTAGAAACCAGACCACTG ATGTCCAGCAGCTGTCGGCGATTAAAGAAGAAGTTCCCCCCGATCTGGACCAGCAGGACCCAGAACTCCTCCACAtaaaggaggaacaggaggaactctTGACCAGTCATGAGGAACGGTTCCCATTCGCTGTTGTTCAAGTGAAGAGTGAAGGTGATGAAGAGAAACCTCCTCTCTCACAGCTTCAACTAAGACAAACTGAAGACGAGAAGGAGACAGAGTCTCCAaccagcagctcagctccacagatgaaaacagaagCTGATGAAGAAGAACCAGCTCGGAACCCAAATCCAAACAGCACTAATAAAAAGTCTTCGGACTCTTCTGAGACTGAAGTTAGtaatgatgatgaagacgaTGACGAAGGTGATGGTTGGCAGAACCCTTTGTCAGATTGTGAACTTGAAAATGGTGACAGCGTTAGGGTGAAAACGAATGCACCTGAGTCAGGTGAACGAAGAGATGTGGGCAGTCACGCAGTCAGAAAACCCTTTAGGTGCTCCGAGTGTGGTAAACAATTTCTGTACAAGCAGTCGCTTCAGAGGCACCTCACACGtcagatcaaatcaaacaaGAGATCTTCCAGCAGCTTGGTCACTAAGAAGTGCACAGGAATATATCAAAATGTAGATCTACAGACGAGAGTCCACACAGAAGACAAGCCATTTGTCTGTGATGTTTGTGGACAAAGGTTTAACCAAAAGGCAAATCTGAAGACGCACACGAGAGTTCACACGGGAGAGAAACCCTTCCACTGCGAAGTCTGCGGCGAAAGATTTGGACATCACCATAGTTTTAAAACACATATGAGAGTCCACACAGGAGAGAAACCGTTCCATTGTGATGTTTGTGGTGAAAGATTCAGACATCAGTAtaattttaaaacacacatgagAGTCCACACAGGAGAGAAACCATTTGGCTGTGATGTCTGTGGACAAAGAttcaacagaaacacacttcTTAAAACACACATGAGAGTTCACACAGGAGAGAAACCATTCGGTTGTGATGTTTGTGGACAAAGGTTCTATCGAAACACGCACCTTAAGACACATATGAGTGTTCACACAGGAGAGAAACCATTTAACTGTAATGTTTGTGGACAAAGGTTTAACAGAAAAGGAGGCCTCAAGACTCACATGCGAgttcacacaggagagcaaccGTTCGGCTGTGATGTTTGTGGAAAAAGGTTTAAAAGGAAGGGAGGTCTCAATGCGCATACGAGAGTTCACACCGGAGAGAAACCGTTTTGTTGTAGCATCTGTGAGGAAAGATTTAGACATCAGTCAAATCTCATTCGACACAGAAGGCTTCACACGGGAGAGAAACCGTTTAGTTGCAGCGTTTGTGGTAAAACCTTTAACCAGAAGATTCATTTTAAGAGGCACCTGAGAGTCCACGCAGGAGAGGAAGTAAGCGCCAACACCGTGGACGAAGAGGACGATCAGCAGGACACTGACTCTCAGCAGGACGCTGAAAGTCAGGAGATTAAACACCTCAGTGTCCATCAGGCGCCGGACATTGTTGTCAACCAAATTTCCG acGTCCAGCAGCTCTTGGTCATTAAAGAAGAAGTTCCCTCTAACTTGAGCCCCAGTCTGGAGCAGCAGGGACCAGGACCCGTCCACATaaaggaggaacaggaagaagtcTTGTCCAGCCAGGAGCAAGAACAGCTTCatgtgctggaggaggctgATGTCACCAGGTTCAAAGACTCTGCTGTGAAAAGTGAAAGCGACCAAGACAAACCTCCGTCCTCACAGCTTAATCAGAGCCAAACTGGAGACACCGCGGAGACAGAGACTCcgacaaacatctggactgaaCGGATGAAATCagaaagaggtggagaagaCGTCGGTGCACGGGAACCAGCCAGGAACTCAAACCCAAACACTCATTTCCAGCCACATGCTGATGAAACCTCTACTGAAACAGAAGGTAGCGATGAAGACGACTGGCAGGAACCTGTGTCAGATTCTGGACCTGAAAACCAACACAGTGACGATGACCTCTGGGAACCCGAGTCAAGTTTAAATAGTCAGAAATCCCAGAAAAACAAGTTGTCTCTTCAGAGATGTTTGGTTAATAAAAACGGTTTTAGATTTAAGAAAAATGTAGATTCACAGATGAACGTTCAGACGGAGGAAAAACGACTTGGCTGTGATTTGTGTGGACAACGATTTAACCAGAGCTGTCACCTTAAGGCTCATAAGAGACTTCACACAGGAGAAAAACCATTTGGCTGTGATGTTTGTGGACAACGATTCACCCGCAACACACATCTTAAGACTCACATGAGGGTTCACACCGGAGAAAAACCATTTAGCTGTAATGTTTGTGAAAAAAGCTTTGGACATCACTATAACCTTAGTAGACACATGATCGTCCACACAGGAGAGAAACCATTCGCATGTGATGTGTGTAAGCTAAGATTTACAAATCAAGGAAGTCTGAGGACGCACACAAGAGTTCACACCGGAGAGAAACCCTTCGGATGCACAGTCTGCGGCGAAAGATTCAACCGAAATGGAAATCTGAAGATCCACATGAGACTTCACGTGGGAGAGAAACTCTTTGGCTGTGACGTGTGCGCAAAGAAATTCACACAACAGGGGAATTTAAAGAGACACATGAGAGTCCACTCAACAGAGAAACCGTTCGGTTGTGACGTCTGCGGTTATCGATTTGTAAAAGAGAGTAATTTAAAGACACACATGAGAGTTCAcactttaaagaaaacatttgattgTGGTGAAATATTTCCGTGA